A genomic region of Ovis canadensis isolate MfBH-ARS-UI-01 breed Bighorn chromosome 9, ARS-UI_OviCan_v2, whole genome shotgun sequence contains the following coding sequences:
- the CA3 gene encoding carbonic anhydrase 3 isoform X1, translating to MAKEWGYADHNGPDHWHELYPIAKGENQSPIELNTKEISHDPSLKPWTASYDPGSAKTILNNGKTCRVVFDDTYDRSMLRGGPLAAPYRLRQFHLHWGSSDDHGSEHSVDGVKYAAELHLVHWNSKYNSYATALKHPDGIAVIGVFLKIGREKGEFQLFLDALDKIKTKGKEAPFNNFNPSCLFPACRDYWTYHGSFTTPPCEECIVWLLLKEPITVSSDQVSARQIAKLRTLYSSAENEPPVPLVRNWRPPQPIKGRIVKASFK from the exons ATGGCCAAGGAGTGGGGCTACGCCGACCACAACG GTCCTGACCATTGGCATGAACTTTACCCGATTGCCAAGGGAGAGAACCAGTCGCCCATTGAACTGAACACTAAAGAGATCAGCCACGACCCTTCCCTGAAGCCATGGACAGCATCCTATGACCCAGGCTCTGCCAAAACCATCCTGAATAATGGGAAGACCTGCAGAGTTGTGTTTGACGATACTTATGACAGGTCAA TGCTGAGAGGTGGTCCCCTTGCTGCGCCCTACCGGCTCCGCCAGTTCCACCTCCACTGGGGCTCTTCGGACGATCACGGCTCGGAGCACAGCGTGGATGGAGTCAAGTACGCAGCAGAG CTTCATTTGGTTCACTGGAATTCAAAGTATAACAGTTATGCAACTGCTCTGAAGCATCCCGATGGTATAGCTGTAATTGGTGTTTTCCTGAAG atAGGACGTGAGAAGGGCGAGTTCCAGCTGTTCCTTGACGCACTGGACAAAATTAAGACGAAg GGCAAGGAGGCGCCCTTCAACAACTTCAACCCGTCCTGCCTGTTCCCCGCCTGCCGGGACTACTGGACCTACCACGGGTCCTTCACCACGCCGCCCTGCGAGGAGTGCATCGTGTGGCTGCTGCTGAAGGAGCCCATCACGGTCAGCTCCGACCAGGTGAGCGCCCGCCAG ATAGCCAAGCTGCGCACCCTGTACTCCAGCGCGGAGAACGAGCCCCCGGTGCCCCTGGTGAGGAACTGGCGCCCCCCGCAGCCCATCAAGGGCAGGATCGTGAAGGCCTCCTTCAAGTGA
- the CA3 gene encoding carbonic anhydrase 3 isoform X2, whose product MAKEWGYADHNGPDHWHELYPIAKGENQSPIELNTKEISHDPSLKPWTASYDPGSAKTILNNGKTCRVVFDDTYDRSMLRGGPLAAPYRLRQFHLHWGSSDDHGSEHSVDGVKYAAELHLVHWNSKYNSYATALKHPDGIAVIGVFLKIGREKGEFQLFLDALDKIKTKGKEAPFNNFNPSCLFPACRDYWTYHGSFTTPPCEECIVWLLLKEPITVSSDQIAKLRTLYSSAENEPPVPLVRNWRPPQPIKGRIVKASFK is encoded by the exons ATGGCCAAGGAGTGGGGCTACGCCGACCACAACG GTCCTGACCATTGGCATGAACTTTACCCGATTGCCAAGGGAGAGAACCAGTCGCCCATTGAACTGAACACTAAAGAGATCAGCCACGACCCTTCCCTGAAGCCATGGACAGCATCCTATGACCCAGGCTCTGCCAAAACCATCCTGAATAATGGGAAGACCTGCAGAGTTGTGTTTGACGATACTTATGACAGGTCAA TGCTGAGAGGTGGTCCCCTTGCTGCGCCCTACCGGCTCCGCCAGTTCCACCTCCACTGGGGCTCTTCGGACGATCACGGCTCGGAGCACAGCGTGGATGGAGTCAAGTACGCAGCAGAG CTTCATTTGGTTCACTGGAATTCAAAGTATAACAGTTATGCAACTGCTCTGAAGCATCCCGATGGTATAGCTGTAATTGGTGTTTTCCTGAAG atAGGACGTGAGAAGGGCGAGTTCCAGCTGTTCCTTGACGCACTGGACAAAATTAAGACGAAg GGCAAGGAGGCGCCCTTCAACAACTTCAACCCGTCCTGCCTGTTCCCCGCCTGCCGGGACTACTGGACCTACCACGGGTCCTTCACCACGCCGCCCTGCGAGGAGTGCATCGTGTGGCTGCTGCTGAAGGAGCCCATCACGGTCAGCTCCGACCAG ATAGCCAAGCTGCGCACCCTGTACTCCAGCGCGGAGAACGAGCCCCCGGTGCCCCTGGTGAGGAACTGGCGCCCCCCGCAGCCCATCAAGGGCAGGATCGTGAAGGCCTCCTTCAAGTGA